Proteins from a genomic interval of Kitasatospora kifunensis:
- a CDS encoding DUF6879 family protein, which translates to MRDSYGIAGEAAEFAEFKRSGTHPDVDPESEGWSGWVSMVRAASARGVVMRRARIVSEPVTDYIRYEHAGTVVNIAAGELVRWLPRRQASDIALPGNDFWLFDGRVVRFNHFTGDGASAGPEMCEDATVAKLCASAFEAVWERAIPHEEYTV; encoded by the coding sequence ATGCGCGACTCCTACGGTATCGCCGGCGAGGCTGCGGAATTCGCGGAGTTCAAGCGCTCCGGCACCCACCCGGATGTCGACCCCGAGTCCGAAGGCTGGTCCGGCTGGGTGTCGATGGTCCGGGCAGCCAGCGCCCGAGGTGTCGTGATGCGCCGCGCCCGCATCGTCTCCGAGCCGGTCACCGACTACATCCGCTATGAGCACGCCGGAACCGTCGTCAACATCGCGGCCGGGGAACTGGTGCGATGGCTCCCTCGCCGACAGGCCTCGGACATCGCGCTCCCCGGTAATGATTTCTGGCTGTTCGACGGTCGCGTGGTGCGCTTCAATCACTTCACCGGCGACGGCGCATCCGCCGGGCCGGAGATGTGCGAAGACGCCACGGTGGCCAAGCTCTGTGCCTCTGCGTTCGAGGCCGTCTGGGAGCGGGCCATCCCCCACGAGGAGTACACCGTCTAG
- a CDS encoding helix-turn-helix domain-containing protein produces MPTSPSSGAQEARLAVAARLREIMLDACLQGQELAALCGWNGAKTSRIINAKTAPSDKDIRAWCAACGADDQAEDLIAANRAVDSMYVEWRRLTRTGLRRLQESAVPLYERTRHFRAYSSRVVPGVLQTEAYATALLATVADFRRTPNDVTEAVAARLARSRVIRTGNHRFAILVEESVLYYRLGSVATMAEQLAYLLAVMSLPTVSLGVIPFTAVRSMWPVETFNIFDDAEAGMELLSAQVTVTTPSEVDLYARAFDRFKDFAVYGAQARSLISKAIDSLE; encoded by the coding sequence ATGCCCACCTCCCCGTCCTCCGGCGCGCAAGAGGCCCGTCTTGCCGTCGCCGCGCGACTGCGCGAGATCATGCTGGACGCCTGTCTCCAGGGGCAGGAGTTGGCTGCCCTGTGTGGCTGGAACGGTGCCAAGACCTCTCGCATCATCAACGCCAAGACAGCACCGTCCGACAAGGACATCCGCGCGTGGTGCGCTGCCTGCGGCGCGGACGACCAGGCCGAGGACTTGATCGCTGCCAACCGCGCCGTGGACTCCATGTATGTCGAGTGGCGCAGGCTCACCCGTACCGGGCTGCGAAGACTGCAAGAGTCGGCGGTCCCCCTCTACGAGCGCACTCGTCACTTCCGCGCCTACTCCTCCCGCGTCGTGCCGGGTGTCTTGCAGACCGAGGCGTACGCAACCGCCTTGCTCGCCACCGTGGCCGACTTCCGCCGCACTCCCAACGACGTCACCGAAGCCGTGGCGGCTCGCCTCGCCCGATCTCGTGTCATCCGCACGGGCAACCACCGCTTCGCGATCCTGGTGGAGGAGTCAGTCCTGTACTACCGCCTCGGCAGCGTCGCGACGATGGCCGAGCAACTGGCGTACCTGCTGGCGGTCATGTCGTTGCCGACTGTCTCGCTCGGCGTCATCCCGTTCACAGCGGTGCGCAGCATGTGGCCGGTGGAGACCTTCAACATCTTCGATGACGCGGAAGCCGGCATGGAACTGCTGTCCGCCCAGGTGACGGTCACCACCCCGAGCGAAGTCGACCTCTACGCCCGGGCGTTCGACAGGTTCAAGGACTTCGCGGTATATGGCGCGCAGGCACGCTCCCTGATTTCCAAGGCGATTGACTCCCTGGAGTGA
- a CDS encoding phosphotriesterase family protein: MPYVQTVLGPVDPDRLGRVLSHEHLLALAPGPGLAQDPVELAVAALGGLAAYGVDTVVDLSPYGDAGRDPGGANVVLLQEIARRSGVHIIAGTATYRAEFSPPWVRAATGEELTRRFVADAQTGIGSTEVRAGILGEQPTGLDTVSTHEETGLRAAALAHHATGLALNTHTTHGTMALEQLAILDQEDVARERVVIGHLDNHPELDYVRRVLDTGVTIAFDSIGKQDWDLRTPPPTEPRPNGEYAKRALHQSDLTRAHRLARLVADGYAEQIVLSQDLTGGQMYLNPTTHGRWGYAYLPTVFLGLLTELGVGEQQIETMMRTNPVRLLTLD; this comes from the coding sequence GTGCCGTATGTCCAGACCGTCCTTGGTCCGGTCGATCCTGATCGGCTGGGCCGCGTGCTCAGTCACGAGCACCTGCTGGCGCTGGCACCCGGGCCGGGGCTGGCGCAGGATCCGGTGGAGCTGGCGGTGGCGGCGCTCGGCGGCCTGGCCGCGTACGGGGTGGACACCGTGGTCGACCTGAGTCCGTACGGCGATGCCGGGCGCGATCCGGGCGGCGCGAACGTCGTGCTGCTGCAGGAGATCGCGCGGCGCAGCGGGGTGCACATCATCGCCGGGACCGCCACCTATCGGGCCGAGTTCAGCCCGCCGTGGGTGCGAGCCGCCACCGGCGAGGAGTTGACCAGGCGGTTCGTCGCCGACGCGCAGACCGGGATCGGCTCGACGGAGGTCAGGGCGGGCATCCTCGGCGAGCAGCCGACCGGCCTGGACACCGTCAGCACGCACGAGGAGACCGGACTGCGCGCCGCCGCCCTGGCCCACCACGCCACCGGGCTCGCGCTCAACACCCACACCACGCACGGCACGATGGCCCTGGAGCAGCTCGCGATCCTCGACCAGGAGGACGTTGCGCGCGAGCGGGTGGTGATCGGGCACCTGGACAACCATCCGGAGCTCGACTACGTGCGCCGGGTCCTGGACACCGGGGTGACCATCGCGTTCGACTCGATCGGCAAGCAGGACTGGGACCTGCGGACCCCGCCGCCGACCGAGCCGCGCCCGAACGGCGAGTACGCCAAGCGGGCACTGCACCAGAGCGACCTGACCCGGGCCCACCGCCTGGCCCGGCTGGTCGCCGATGGGTATGCCGAACAGATCGTGCTGTCCCAGGATTTGACGGGTGGTCAGATGTATCTGAATCCAACGACCCATGGGCGCTGGGGATACGCCTACCTGCCGACCGTGTTCCTCGGGCTGCTCACCGAACTCGGGGTCGGCGAGCAGCAGATCGAGACCATGATGCGCACCAATCCGGTTCGCCTGCTCACGCTCGACTAG
- the kdpF gene encoding K(+)-transporting ATPase subunit F, whose amino-acid sequence MSIENIVGLLVAVALVGYLIVALIHPEKF is encoded by the coding sequence TTGAGCATCGAGAACATCGTCGGCCTGCTGGTCGCCGTGGCCCTGGTCGGCTACCTGATCGTGGCCCTGATCCACCCCGAGAAGTTCTGA
- a CDS encoding squalene/phytoene synthase family protein produces the protein MGTWEKALDAAGIREPRLRGDYGRQRQQVARYRREAALAAGLLLPGHLVPHVIAATAFMHRTDSLLDSGPMAGRKEAYARWEQDVANSLATGETDDPELRPLLSTVAAHPVLRDRVLDYLAAAPADLDFTGFATEAEYQQYVDGYSLPAFMVVATLLGPDGDQTAYRGACRTYIDASQRLDFVNDLAEDLADGRLTLPEQTLKEYQVTRADLEQARDLPAVRALLADALDQVDRTMADGRQVIDLVPPAHRPMVRCLIRLDELTSTAARSDLAALLRRSAGPSKLAALRLLAGEYFQARRLRR, from the coding sequence GTGGGCACGTGGGAGAAGGCGCTGGACGCGGCGGGGATACGTGAGCCCCGGCTGCGCGGTGACTACGGTCGGCAGCGACAGCAGGTTGCCCGGTACCGGCGCGAGGCCGCGCTGGCCGCCGGGCTGCTCCTGCCGGGTCACCTGGTCCCGCACGTGATCGCCGCCACCGCCTTCATGCACCGCACCGACAGCCTGCTCGACAGCGGCCCGATGGCGGGGCGCAAGGAGGCGTACGCGCGGTGGGAGCAGGACGTCGCCAACAGCCTGGCCACCGGTGAGACCGACGACCCGGAGCTGCGCCCGCTGCTGAGTACCGTCGCCGCGCACCCCGTTCTGCGTGACCGCGTGCTGGACTACCTCGCTGCGGCCCCCGCGGACCTCGATTTCACCGGGTTCGCCACCGAGGCCGAGTACCAGCAGTACGTGGACGGGTATTCGCTGCCCGCCTTCATGGTCGTCGCCACGCTCCTCGGCCCCGACGGTGACCAGACTGCCTACCGTGGCGCCTGCCGCACCTACATCGACGCCAGCCAGCGACTCGACTTCGTCAACGACCTCGCCGAGGACCTGGCCGACGGCCGCCTGACCCTGCCCGAGCAGACCCTGAAGGAGTACCAGGTCACCCGCGCCGACCTGGAGCAGGCCCGCGACCTGCCGGCCGTGCGGGCGCTGCTCGCCGACGCGCTCGACCAGGTCGACCGCACGATGGCCGACGGCCGGCAGGTGATCGACCTTGTTCCGCCGGCTCACCGGCCCATGGTCCGCTGCCTGATCCGCCTGGACGAGCTCACCAGCACCGCTGCCCGCAGCGACCTGGCGGCCCTGCTCCGCCGCTCTGCCGGTCCCTCCAAGCTCGCCGCCCTGAGGCTGCTGGCCGGTGAGTACTTCCAGGCCCGACGGCTGCGCCGCTGA
- a CDS encoding terpene synthase family protein, with translation MTTTVTDRRHTDLYVSAATFLTEYALHPDPAAYLAHGYVDLCLAAWPTASGAELDLATRWALWTWIVDDVFDGEMLDESQQAVGEFTLSLLLIAGGSARPGHADHPAAHALADLTADTRALMPACWWQRYLTHLEDWVHAASAKLLDFVQPHRVPTLRQYLTIRPTDGGMLLAAMWCELAEQCVTPNWNDALVQSLLRSFSTVGCLVNDLAANDSDTFTAADALRTSQALPTDAARDQVRMLLDAEERRFWWLYTAVREDDLDAATNRFARSLDHFRRALTDWTRTSSRYPTAPATSALQAVRRRSDSPERVV, from the coding sequence GTGACCACGACCGTGACCGACCGTCGGCACACCGACCTCTACGTGAGCGCCGCGACCTTCCTCACCGAGTACGCCCTGCACCCCGACCCCGCCGCCTACCTCGCGCACGGGTACGTGGACCTGTGCCTGGCCGCCTGGCCTACCGCGTCCGGCGCCGAACTCGACCTCGCCACCCGCTGGGCGCTCTGGACGTGGATCGTTGACGATGTCTTCGACGGGGAGATGCTGGACGAATCGCAGCAGGCGGTAGGCGAGTTCACCCTCTCACTCCTCCTCATCGCAGGCGGCAGCGCCCGTCCCGGGCACGCCGACCACCCCGCCGCGCATGCCCTCGCCGACCTCACCGCAGATACCCGCGCGCTCATGCCCGCCTGCTGGTGGCAGCGATACCTGACGCACCTGGAGGACTGGGTGCACGCCGCCTCCGCCAAACTGCTCGACTTCGTCCAGCCCCACCGCGTCCCAACTCTGCGCCAGTACCTGACGATCCGTCCCACCGACGGCGGCATGCTGCTCGCCGCCATGTGGTGCGAACTCGCCGAACAGTGCGTCACCCCCAACTGGAACGATGCCCTCGTCCAATCCCTCCTGCGCAGCTTCTCCACCGTCGGCTGCCTGGTCAACGACCTCGCCGCCAACGACTCCGACACCTTCACCGCAGCCGACGCCTTGCGCACCAGCCAGGCACTGCCAACAGACGCGGCCAGAGACCAGGTACGGATGCTCCTGGACGCCGAAGAGCGCCGCTTCTGGTGGCTGTACACCGCCGTTCGCGAGGACGACCTCGACGCGGCCACCAACCGCTTCGCGCGCTCACTCGACCACTTCCGCCGCGCCCTGACCGACTGGACCCGGACCAGTTCCCGCTACCCGACAGCCCCGGCTACCAGCGCCCTGCAAGCGGTCCGCCGGCGAAGCGATTCACCCGAGAGGGTGGTTTGA
- the cutA gene encoding divalent-cation tolerance protein CutA gives MADYITVLTTTDSAEHAEELARAGVSAKVAACAQIDGPIKSVYWWEDAIQTDEEWRVLYKLPAGRFAELEQIIKSAHAYTTPEIIAADITHGSSEYLQWISDYS, from the coding sequence GTGGCCGACTACATCACTGTCCTGACCACCACCGATAGCGCAGAACATGCCGAGGAGCTCGCCCGTGCAGGCGTGAGCGCAAAGGTTGCCGCCTGCGCCCAGATCGATGGCCCGATCAAGTCTGTGTACTGGTGGGAGGACGCCATCCAGACGGACGAGGAGTGGCGCGTGCTCTACAAGCTGCCTGCCGGGCGCTTCGCCGAGCTGGAGCAGATCATCAAGTCAGCCCACGCCTACACCACTCCGGAGATCATCGCCGCCGACATCACTCACGGCAGTAGCGAGTACCTTCAGTGGATCTCTGACTACAGCTGA
- the kdpB gene encoding potassium-transporting ATPase subunit KdpB — protein MALRKLRPRTMARNPVMLVVEVGATLTSLSAVLHPSVFAWTISVWLWLTVVFASLAEAVAESRGKAQADSLRQTQSGTTARRLLHWRLGIADSPQEVVPAEELMLHDIVLVHAGEVIPSDGEAIEGVASVDESAITGESAPVIREAGGDRTSVTGGTRLLSDWLVVRITARPGQSFIDRMIRLVEGANRQKTPNEIALNILLASLTIIFLLAVVSLQPMAIYAHAPQTTVVLVALMVALIPTTIGALLSAIGIAGMDRLVRRNVVAVSGRAVEAAGDVDVLLLDKTGTITYGNRRAVDLRPLPGVPVDQLAEAAQLSSAADETPEGRSIIELTERQFWVPPREENELGEQEFVPFSAQSRMSGVDLTWPNGSLCQVRKGAAASVARWVTACGGHLPVEAKALVDEIAGAGGTPLLVAVNDWHGARALGVVHLKDVVKEGIAERFAELRRMGIRTVMVTGDNPLTAKAIAEEAGVDDFLAEATPEDKLEYLKREQANGNLVAMTGDGTNDAPALAQADVGVAMNTGTPAAKEAGNMVDLDSNPTKLIEIIRVGKQLLITRGALTTFSITNDVAKFFAIIPAMFGHSYPGLDHLNIMRLHSPTSAIASAIIFNALIIVALIPLALRGVRYQPASATDLLRRNLRVYGLGGLVVPFLGIKAIDLLIEFVPGLR, from the coding sequence ATGGCCCTGCGCAAGCTGCGTCCGCGCACCATGGCCAGAAACCCGGTCATGCTCGTGGTCGAGGTCGGCGCCACGCTCACCTCGCTCTCCGCCGTGCTCCACCCCAGCGTGTTCGCCTGGACCATCAGCGTCTGGCTCTGGCTGACCGTGGTCTTCGCCAGCCTGGCGGAGGCGGTGGCGGAGAGCCGGGGCAAGGCCCAGGCCGACTCGCTGCGCCAGACCCAGTCGGGCACCACCGCACGCCGACTGCTGCACTGGCGTCTCGGCATCGCCGACAGCCCTCAGGAAGTCGTCCCCGCCGAGGAGTTGATGCTGCACGACATCGTTCTCGTGCACGCCGGCGAGGTGATTCCCAGCGACGGCGAGGCCATTGAAGGCGTCGCCTCGGTGGACGAGTCGGCGATCACCGGCGAGTCCGCGCCGGTGATCCGCGAGGCGGGCGGCGACCGGACCTCGGTGACCGGCGGCACCCGGCTGCTGTCCGACTGGCTGGTGGTGCGGATCACCGCCCGCCCCGGGCAGAGCTTCATCGACCGGATGATCCGCCTGGTGGAGGGCGCGAACCGGCAGAAGACGCCGAACGAGATCGCCCTCAACATCCTGCTCGCCTCGCTGACCATCATCTTCCTGCTCGCCGTGGTCTCCCTGCAGCCGATGGCGATCTACGCGCACGCCCCGCAGACCACCGTCGTCCTGGTCGCCCTGATGGTCGCGCTCATTCCCACCACGATCGGCGCCCTGCTCTCCGCGATCGGCATCGCGGGCATGGACCGCCTGGTGCGCCGCAACGTGGTCGCCGTGTCAGGGCGGGCCGTTGAGGCCGCCGGCGACGTGGACGTGCTGCTGCTCGACAAGACCGGGACGATCACCTACGGCAACCGGCGGGCGGTGGACCTGCGCCCGCTCCCCGGCGTGCCCGTCGACCAACTGGCGGAGGCCGCGCAGCTCTCCTCGGCCGCCGACGAGACGCCCGAGGGCCGCTCGATCATCGAATTGACGGAGCGTCAGTTCTGGGTGCCACCACGGGAGGAGAACGAGCTCGGCGAGCAGGAGTTCGTGCCGTTCAGCGCACAGAGCCGGATGAGCGGGGTCGACCTGACCTGGCCGAACGGCTCGCTCTGCCAGGTGCGCAAGGGCGCGGCCGCCTCGGTCGCCCGCTGGGTGACGGCCTGCGGCGGACACCTGCCGGTCGAGGCCAAGGCCCTGGTGGACGAGATCGCCGGCGCGGGCGGCACGCCCCTGCTGGTCGCGGTCAACGACTGGCACGGTGCCAGGGCGCTGGGCGTGGTCCACCTCAAGGACGTGGTGAAGGAGGGCATCGCCGAACGCTTCGCCGAGCTGCGGCGGATGGGCATCCGCACCGTCATGGTGACCGGCGACAACCCGCTGACCGCCAAGGCGATCGCCGAGGAGGCGGGCGTCGACGACTTCCTCGCCGAAGCCACCCCCGAGGACAAGCTGGAGTACCTGAAGCGCGAGCAGGCCAACGGCAACCTGGTCGCCATGACCGGCGACGGCACCAACGACGCACCCGCCCTCGCCCAGGCCGACGTCGGCGTCGCGATGAACACCGGCACCCCGGCGGCCAAGGAGGCCGGGAACATGGTGGACCTCGACTCCAACCCCACCAAGCTGATCGAGATCATCCGCGTCGGCAAGCAACTGCTCATCACCCGCGGCGCGTTGACCACCTTCTCGATCACCAACGACGTGGCGAAGTTCTTCGCGATCATCCCCGCGATGTTCGGGCACTCCTACCCCGGGCTGGACCACCTGAACATCATGCGCCTGCACAGCCCGACCTCCGCCATCGCCTCGGCGATCATCTTCAACGCCCTGATCATCGTGGCCCTGATCCCGCTGGCCCTGCGCGGCGTGCGCTACCAGCCCGCCTCCGCAACCGACTTGCTGCGCAGGAACCTGCGCGTGTACGGGCTGGGCGGGCTGGTGGTGCCGTTCCTCGGGATCAAGGCGATCGACCTGCTGATCGAGTTCGTCCCGGGCCTGCGCTGA
- a CDS encoding DUF2254 domain-containing protein, whose protein sequence is MVDRPGQGRVVGEVIHRVHLESQWRTEALRTNLWLVPTLEVVLAAALFLGTWSLDRAAYRGSITLPSWVISGTADAARQILAAIAAALITVVGVVFSIMIVTLTLASTQFGPRMLRNFIRDRTTQLTLGTFVGTFVFAMLSLISIGPASRGDFVPHLSITVCMVLVLVDLAVLIHFIHHIATSIQLPHVIASIAAELSAAIEAGAGEPEWAGGVEHGPSAADLEARLDAEGAAVPAPTSGYLQFVRHRTLVAIATELGAVIRLDHRPGHFLVQGHQLATVWPPEAASGVASSFARAHITGPSRTLAQDISFAVDQLVEIAIRALSTAVNDTFTALTCIDWLGEGLCRIAAGWQPNPVHRDSGGYIRVLAVPVSYERLVQRAFEKIRQAGHGMPAVLIRQLDALAEIMAETSTEAQCQVLLDQAEMIDRLNTETVGEPADRADVHRRYLTVLAVHADRRG, encoded by the coding sequence ATGGTCGACCGGCCTGGGCAGGGACGGGTGGTGGGCGAGGTGATCCACAGGGTCCACCTGGAGTCGCAGTGGCGCACCGAGGCGCTGCGCACGAACCTGTGGCTGGTCCCCACGCTGGAGGTCGTTCTCGCCGCCGCCCTCTTTCTGGGCACCTGGAGCCTGGACCGGGCCGCCTACCGGGGCTCGATCACCCTGCCGTCCTGGGTGATCAGCGGCACCGCCGACGCGGCCCGCCAGATCCTCGCCGCCATCGCGGCAGCGCTGATCACCGTGGTCGGCGTGGTCTTCTCGATCATGATCGTGACCCTGACGCTGGCCTCCACCCAGTTCGGGCCACGGATGCTGCGCAACTTCATCCGCGACCGCACCACCCAGCTGACCCTGGGCACCTTCGTCGGGACGTTCGTCTTCGCGATGCTCTCGCTGATCTCCATCGGCCCGGCCTCACGCGGCGACTTCGTCCCGCACCTGTCGATCACCGTCTGCATGGTGCTGGTGCTGGTCGACCTGGCGGTGCTGATCCACTTCATCCACCACATCGCCACCTCGATCCAGCTGCCGCACGTCATCGCCTCCATCGCGGCCGAGCTGTCGGCGGCGATCGAGGCCGGTGCGGGTGAGCCGGAGTGGGCCGGCGGCGTCGAGCACGGACCTTCGGCCGCCGACCTCGAAGCCCGCCTCGACGCCGAGGGTGCCGCCGTGCCGGCCCCGACCAGCGGCTATCTGCAGTTCGTCCGGCACCGCACGCTGGTGGCCATCGCCACCGAGCTCGGGGCGGTGATCCGGCTCGACCACCGCCCTGGGCACTTCCTGGTCCAGGGGCACCAGCTGGCCACGGTCTGGCCGCCCGAGGCGGCGTCCGGGGTGGCCAGCAGCTTCGCCCGGGCGCACATCACCGGCCCGTCCCGGACCCTGGCCCAGGACATCTCGTTCGCGGTGGACCAGCTGGTGGAGATCGCCATCCGCGCCCTGTCCACCGCTGTGAACGACACCTTCACCGCCCTGACCTGCATCGACTGGCTCGGCGAGGGCCTGTGCCGGATCGCCGCCGGCTGGCAGCCGAATCCCGTGCACCGGGACTCGGGCGGCTACATCCGGGTACTGGCCGTCCCGGTGAGTTACGAGCGCCTGGTCCAGCGCGCCTTCGAGAAGATCCGCCAGGCGGGCCACGGCATGCCGGCCGTGCTGATCCGCCAGCTCGACGCGCTTGCCGAGATCATGGCCGAGACCAGCACCGAGGCGCAGTGCCAGGTGCTGCTCGACCAGGCCGAGATGATCGACCGGCTGAACACCGAGACGGTCGGCGAGCCGGCCGACCGGGCGGACGTGCACCGGCGCTACCTGACCGTGCTGGCCGTGCACGCCGACCGCCGGGGCTGA
- a CDS encoding SAV_915 family protein: MNQRQNTEDPEPSELVPAGQLLVPVRSGPLGHTPRLFRTPLGDRTAVAFSSPERLTAVLGATQDWITLAEPALRALIEPLGVATLTVDPQLAAPAPKPLPARAAATPATGITTATAPLSRSASPFDRLTAGPAALARSPHTANAA, translated from the coding sequence ATGAACCAGCGTCAGAACACCGAGGACCCGGAGCCTTCGGAACTCGTCCCGGCCGGACAGCTCCTCGTCCCCGTCCGGTCGGGTCCGCTGGGCCACACGCCCCGCCTCTTCCGCACTCCGCTCGGCGACCGCACGGCGGTCGCGTTCAGCAGCCCCGAGCGGCTCACCGCCGTCCTCGGCGCCACCCAGGACTGGATCACCCTGGCCGAGCCCGCCTTGCGCGCCCTCATCGAGCCGCTCGGCGTCGCCACCCTCACCGTCGACCCGCAGCTGGCGGCCCCCGCGCCGAAGCCGCTGCCGGCCCGCGCTGCCGCCACGCCCGCCACCGGCATCACCACCGCCACCGCGCCGCTGTCCCGCTCGGCCTCGCCGTTCGACCGGCTCACGGCGGGCCCGGCCGCGCTCGCCCGTTCCCCGCACACGGCCAACGCCGCCTGA
- a CDS encoding polyprenyl synthetase family protein produces MRPVTQLLLEAREAITPALRDIVDGLPDTLRRVAGYHIGWWDAEGRPISGTGKAIRPALTLACARATGGTATPGVLDAAAAVELVHDFSLLHDDVMDNDTTRRHRPSAWSVFGVDQAILTGDMLLTAAIRRLCDTDLAPVLADAVLELGTGQCADLAFEDASEVSLAECLAMAEGKTGAILGTACELGARAAGATAQAASGYRTFGRQLGVAFQIVDDALSIWGDPLRTGKPIGNDLAARKKSLPVAAALLSDTAAGRELAQVFATTDEFDQTTTARAAELVEQAGGRTWAAAEVDRRIGSALRALADLGPTPDGGAELRAIAALVTNRDH; encoded by the coding sequence ATGCGTCCGGTCACCCAGCTCCTCCTCGAAGCCCGAGAGGCGATCACCCCCGCCCTGCGGGACATCGTCGACGGCCTGCCCGACACTCTCCGACGGGTGGCGGGCTACCACATCGGCTGGTGGGACGCCGAAGGCCGTCCGATCTCCGGCACGGGCAAGGCGATCAGGCCCGCACTGACGCTGGCCTGCGCCCGCGCCACGGGCGGCACCGCCACGCCAGGCGTGCTCGACGCCGCGGCGGCCGTCGAACTGGTCCACGACTTCTCCCTCCTGCACGACGACGTGATGGACAACGACACGACGCGTCGTCACCGCCCGTCCGCATGGTCCGTCTTCGGCGTGGACCAGGCGATCCTCACCGGCGACATGCTGCTGACCGCCGCCATCCGCCGCCTCTGCGACACGGACCTCGCCCCGGTCCTCGCCGATGCGGTATTGGAGTTGGGCACAGGTCAGTGTGCCGACCTGGCCTTCGAGGACGCGTCCGAGGTGAGCCTCGCCGAGTGTCTGGCCATGGCCGAGGGCAAGACCGGTGCAATCCTGGGCACGGCCTGCGAACTCGGCGCACGAGCCGCAGGCGCCACCGCGCAAGCCGCAAGCGGCTACCGCACGTTCGGCCGCCAACTGGGCGTGGCCTTCCAGATCGTCGACGACGCCCTCAGCATCTGGGGCGATCCGCTGCGGACGGGCAAGCCGATCGGCAATGACCTCGCGGCCCGCAAGAAGTCCCTACCGGTCGCCGCGGCGCTGCTGTCGGACACCGCCGCCGGTCGCGAACTGGCACAAGTCTTCGCCACCACCGACGAGTTCGACCAGACCACCACCGCCCGCGCGGCGGAGCTGGTCGAACAGGCCGGGGGCCGCACCTGGGCCGCCGCCGAGGTCGACCGCCGCATCGGCTCAGCCCTGCGGGCGCTCGCCGACCTCGGGCCCACTCCCGACGGTGGCGCCGAACTGCGGGCCATAGCCGCTCTCGTGACCAACCGGGACCACTGA
- a CDS encoding GNAT family N-acetyltransferase codes for MKLDITPATTEDAQTIATVLGEIEEYYGGDRIAPPTAEVVAALFGDWPAARVLLARDGDRVVGLASVSRLWPAAGADVSLYLKELYVREGHRRRGVARQLMDAVHAEARAAGCRRVEWTADRDNPPALDLYAALGIEPQRDKVFYRSAV; via the coding sequence ATGAAACTCGACATCACACCCGCGACCACAGAGGACGCCCAGACGATCGCCACGGTCCTCGGGGAGATCGAGGAGTACTACGGCGGCGACCGGATCGCGCCGCCGACCGCCGAGGTTGTGGCCGCGCTCTTCGGCGACTGGCCCGCTGCCCGTGTCCTGCTCGCCCGCGACGGCGATCGGGTGGTGGGGCTCGCATCGGTCAGCCGCCTCTGGCCCGCCGCCGGTGCGGACGTCAGCCTGTACCTGAAGGAGCTCTACGTGCGCGAAGGCCACCGGCGCCGTGGTGTCGCCCGGCAGTTGATGGATGCGGTACACGCGGAGGCCCGCGCTGCTGGCTGCCGCCGCGTGGAGTGGACGGCGGATCGGGACAACCCGCCTGCGCTGGACCTGTACGCCGCGCTCGGCATCGAGCCGCAACGGGACAAGGTGTTCTACCGTTCGGCTGTGTGA